In Poecilia reticulata strain Guanapo linkage group LG15, Guppy_female_1.0+MT, whole genome shotgun sequence, the sequence AAGTATCCATAAGGAGAAGACCTTCAGTAGCTGAACAAGCTTCCTTCACACACTGACACATCTGCCTCgccacaaacaaaacaacagacgCAGATAGCTTGACTCTTACGCAACAGAAACCCCATACCAAgagaaaattgcaaaacatttgTGATAGAAACAGGGTTCAAAAACACAGAggatgtggaaaaaaaccccatctgATTTTATTAAACGTATTGCATAGATAAGTCGGATTGTACAAAGTGTATTCTTAGTGTATTTTACTGAGCAGCACTCTCAGTAACAGGAATATGTCTCAATAGTACTTATTGCATTATTATATCAATAAAGTCTGTACACATTTCTAAATGTTCCTCACTTGAGATGAATCACATTGTTCCTGTTTTGACCAATATCTTGATTATTTCACATACAATGTTAAAgataaatatcatttttaaacaaatcctAATCATAGTGATCATAAACACAGAGAGCATAACTACTGCATTCAAGAGTAGCCTGTGCTTTTTATTTGATCTctccacagtcagtgatgacTATTGTCTTGAGCACTCCTCCATCGTGCAGACCAAAGGACTGCATCTTCATGACTGCATCCATGCCGTCCGTCACCTGCCCGAAGACCACGTGTTTTCCATCCAGCCTGCCAATTGAAACGCAACAGCTCAGCCCCGCAAAGACACACACTTGGATGCCACGGGATTCTGTGAAGACGTGCGAGTACCTACCACTCGGTTTTCGCTGTACAGATGAAGAACTGCGAGGCGTTCGTGTGAGGCCCCGAGTTCGCCATCGAAAGCGTCCCTGCGGAGATCGAAACACCAGTCGGAGCGTTGTCGCGCTCCAGAACACCTCTTTTACTTTGCCCCTTATCCGAGGACATTAAGGCCTCACTGAAGCACATGATAAAAGTCAAGAAATGTGTGAGGAAACAAAAGAGGCCTGTTTTTCTTCCCCCACAACTTACGCAATTTCTAATCGCACAACAGAACGAgccctgaaaaaaataaactccatgtgaaaaaaaaaaaaaaaaatgttgatctgagaaaataaattattttgatttgtgCATGTTGGCTCATTGAAAAGTAGGTCATTCACATCAGGATTGCAAAATCTATATGACCAGAAGTTTGTATGGCTTCATGAGCTTAAgaactgccatctagtggagaGGAGCAGTAAGTtcatcatatatatatatatattattgcCGAATAATAATTGCATTTATGGGAACTGTCAGTCTAACTTTGAACAATATCACAGCAGTAAAATGACGTTTAAGAGTCCTAGATGACTGCCTTTTAACTGTTGACTCAGCCAAGTCTGCTGTATTTAATTATTGTATTGCCTTCTGGTTTCATCTTTAGAAGGGAATCTGTTCTTTTCACTGCTTTGCTGGTGATATTCACAACCGTTTACATATAAACCTGATAATaagctactttttaaaagtgtttatatatatatattttttaatattaaattatggCAAAAATTTTTGTTATGTTCGtctcactgaaaacaaaactgaaatctttttGTATGGGAGGCCACGCTATATTCTAGAGGCTCCTTATAGTCTTTCCCATGTGAAGGACCTTAGGTGTAATTCTCGACGGTTCTTTTaaacatcaacacaacaaacaaactttcCCCAGTCAGTCTTCTAGTCACGTTAAAGTTCTGTTTGGGTCCCAgaaatttggagaaaatcttTATCACAACTATGCGGACTGATCTAACTCTGCGTACAGGCATCACTCAGTCATCGTCTGCAGCTGGTGCAGAATGTGGCGTCATCTTAACTTATCACAGGAACTTGGGAGTGGGGGCGTACAACTCCAGAGTTGGCTTCACTCCACTGGCTTCCTATTCAGTGTGGAAATgccaaagattttaattttaacttataaGGTGCCTAACGGTCTGACTGCGTCGGGTCTTTTACGTTGCCAACTTTAATGTAGAACACTGAGGGCTgataaaaaacaacactttaagttgttttttttaacagtataGGTCTCAGATGTCTTCTGTCCTGccacttttagatgtgtctctgatggcattagcaggactctggggAACTGGACGGCACCGAGAAGCTAATTCAGTCAtatgattcaggtgtgttggaccaattggaacatctaaaagttgcaggacagtatCCATCAAGCCCTGGAGTTTTACACCCCTTTTATAGTTGATCACACCTCTTCTGTTACTATTCCTATGTTGTGAAGCGGCTTGCCTTTTCTGGTCCCTGTCTTTCAACTTGAGCATAGATTGGTGACATGACTTTATATATACAcctttgtttgtatttttgttttatctcagcTACATTTTATTGTCTTCTGAAATTGACTAgttaatttaacacttttatttctttagttgttatataaataaagttgatattGACCATAAAACCAAAACCCAGGCGTGAGAAACCTGGAACAGAGGGGGTTTGTTAGAAGATTAACGATAAGTTAAGACAATGTACTTCCGACCGATGGGCAGAGAACCACAAAAAAGTGGTTTACCActtcaagatttaaaaaaaaaaatttttaatccGTGTTTATTaatgatgtgaaataaaaacgtGATAGCAAAATGTGCTGACTTATACCTGGACGGGTGTGTTTTAACTTGAAGTTCTcatctttgaatgtttttccaaatataGACTTGCCTCCTGTGCCATTGTTGTTGGTGATATCTCCTCCCtgtgacagaaaacacagagaatgGTCACCGCtctgcaattaaaaaaacaaacaaaaaaaaaaacatcactttgcatcattttgtctcttttaaaaaaacctgacctgacaCATGAAGTCAGGGATGATCCTGTGAAACCTGCAGCCTCTGTATCCAAAGCCATGTTCTCCTGTGCACAGGGATCTGAAATTTTCTATTCACAATTAAATTTGCATTAGAGTTAtaacaaatagatttttttttttttttgcatgtttatttaaaattataccTGCAGTCTTCGGCACTACATCCGCGTTCAGCTGCCAGATAACACAGACAAATGCGTTAATATGAGTTATGAGAGTGGAATCGATGTCTATGTCAGAGAGGCTAGTGTGCTAACTGGAGCTGCTACCTCAATGATTACTTTTCCAAGAGGTTCGCCGTCGGCCTCAATGTCCAGAAACACGACGGGGTTCTTGACGGGACCTGAGGAGACCAGCCTGGCAGCAGCGAGACCCAGCGGGCCGTACCGCAGGCGgtttttaatttgtaacatACTCACTGAAAACAATGCAGAGGAACTACCAGCTGCTTCTATGGTTGTGGGTGCTAGTGCTGTTTACATGTGACGTCACAAAAAGGAGGCAGACCTGCCGCAGAGTGAAACAGCGACACCACGAGGAAGGAAGTAAAATGACAAGACcaactttattttgttaccTCTTATTTGCTCCAAATGTTGGCCTATTTCTAGCTCACTTCAAAGCAGGTCAGTAATGTTAATGATTTCCGCTATTCGTGCAAAAACAAAGAGTAGGGCTTTTTTTACattgtaacactttatttggcCCTGGATGTTGGCAAGATTCTACaactgacattaaaataaaggaacttgtattttcaagagaaaaatacacatttttaagtAGTGAACATATACGATGCTGTGCAAATTTTGTGTGCCATCCAAGCACATAGGTTTTTCTTGGTTTCTTCAATTAGCATAAATCCAGATCAGTTAGTCCTGGAAGCTAAAACTAACCTGAAGGAGCCAAGGGCAAAAACTTACCACTTTCTCCCCTCCCCCTTTAAAGTTTATGCTAACTCCATTTTGCGAACCATTCATCATGTTTGCATTGGATAGTTATTTAAGCCAATGATGATTTACACAGGAAATAGAAGTAGGAGGTGGTGCACCACCAATGATCTTCCTGTGTCTGAGAATGGGACATGTAAAGCATTTCCGCTCAGAGGAACTGCTTAAAAGAAAGGTGAGGCCATGTcaaaaagagaaagtaaaacaatagCCTTCACCTAAACTACAATATATATTTGCTTTTCACACTAGTGACTTTAAATCAGGCACCGATTCAAATGCTACACTTAGGAAAATGCTGCAATAGTCTCTTGCTGATTCTGGTTTCTGTGACCTAATTGTGGACTCGGTGTACCCc encodes:
- the ppifa gene encoding peptidylprolyl isomerase Fa encodes the protein MLQIKNRLRYGPLGLAAARLVSSGPVKNPVVFLDIEADGEPLGKVIIELNADVVPKTAENFRSLCTGEHGFGYRGCRFHRIIPDFMCQGGDITNNNGTGGKSIFGKTFKDENFKLKHTRPGTLSMANSGPHTNASQFFICTAKTEWLDGKHVVFGQVTDGMDAVMKMQSFGLHDGGVLKTIVITDCGEIK